One stretch of Amycolatopsis tolypomycina DNA includes these proteins:
- a CDS encoding ABC transporter substrate-binding protein: MLPRSAGLTRRTFLTATATATATAGLAAGGLLGGCASSTTTASGATRVRIWSWLTGMDKYVAAFNAAHPDIAVELNVIASGLKGGYAQQTNALRAHNAPDILHAEYQGLPQLLTTGGLRDLTDDLADLERGYSPAAWQGVRPGGRTWAVPMDLAPMVLYYRKDLFDKHGIAVPRTWAEFRAAAQAVKQADAAARVTTFPLNDGSFFAGMCWQAGDPWWRVDGGSWRVNISGEGTLRTADYWQGMIRDGLVATAPTGDQDWIGAMHTGRLWGLLGASWSVGSLVKSIPQDKGRWAVTTMPTWDGVPANGVQGGSAFAVSAESKVPDAAVQFLRWLSTDPAVAKIGTTFTTPFPGYLPSRDVARQAYKGGYFLGAPVYDVLDEAALRVPDWTWGPNALRIFSTVVDRMSGVKTGGSTLATAVRQTQADAVAALRERGLTVLEGKA; this comes from the coding sequence ATGCTTCCGCGATCGGCGGGCCTCACCCGCCGGACATTCCTCACGGCCACGGCCACGGCCACGGCCACGGCCGGGCTCGCGGCCGGCGGGCTGCTCGGCGGCTGCGCGTCGTCGACGACCACCGCATCGGGTGCCACCCGGGTGCGGATCTGGTCCTGGCTCACCGGCATGGACAAGTACGTCGCCGCGTTCAACGCCGCCCACCCGGACATCGCCGTGGAGCTCAACGTGATCGCGTCCGGCCTCAAGGGCGGGTACGCCCAGCAGACGAACGCGCTGCGCGCCCACAACGCCCCGGACATCCTGCACGCCGAGTACCAGGGCCTGCCGCAGCTGCTCACCACCGGCGGCCTGCGCGACCTGACCGACGACCTGGCGGACCTCGAGCGCGGCTACTCCCCCGCCGCCTGGCAGGGCGTCCGGCCGGGTGGGCGCACCTGGGCCGTGCCGATGGACCTCGCCCCGATGGTGCTCTACTACCGCAAGGACCTGTTCGACAAGCACGGCATCGCGGTGCCGCGCACGTGGGCCGAGTTCCGCGCCGCCGCTCAGGCCGTGAAGCAGGCCGACGCGGCGGCGCGCGTGACGACGTTCCCGCTCAACGACGGCTCCTTCTTCGCCGGGATGTGCTGGCAGGCGGGCGATCCGTGGTGGCGGGTCGACGGCGGCTCGTGGCGGGTGAACATCAGCGGCGAAGGCACGCTCCGCACCGCCGACTACTGGCAGGGGATGATCCGCGACGGCCTGGTCGCCACGGCCCCGACCGGCGACCAGGACTGGATCGGCGCCATGCACACCGGCCGGCTCTGGGGCCTGCTGGGCGCGTCGTGGAGCGTCGGTTCGCTGGTGAAGTCCATCCCGCAGGACAAGGGCCGGTGGGCGGTCACCACCATGCCGACCTGGGACGGCGTCCCGGCCAACGGCGTCCAGGGCGGCAGCGCGTTCGCCGTCTCCGCCGAGAGCAAGGTGCCGGACGCCGCCGTGCAGTTCCTGCGCTGGCTGAGCACCGACCCGGCCGTCGCGAAGATCGGCACCACGTTCACCACGCCGTTCCCCGGCTACCTGCCGAGCCGCGACGTCGCCCGGCAGGCGTACAAGGGCGGCTACTTCCTCGGCGCCCCGGTGTACGACGTGCTCGACGAAGCCGCCCTGCGGGTCCCGGACTGGACGTGGGGCCCCAACGCGCTGCGGATCTTCTCCACCGTCGTCGACCGGATGAGCGGGGTGAAGACGGGCGGGTCGACACTGGCCACCGCCGTCCGGCAGACGCAGGCCGACGCCGTCGCCGCGCTGCGCGAGCGCGGGCTGACCGTGCTGGAAGGGAAAGCGTGA
- a CDS encoding carbohydrate ABC transporter permease, with translation MHVVLVLASLYAVLPLVWLVTSATKSVGDFSTTGAFELGQFNLGTNIQALFTQENGIFLNWIGNSLLYAGLGAVLGSFICAACGYAIAKLDFPGRRALFAVTLAGVLVPTTALALPLYLLASQLHVVGTFWAVFIPLLTNPFGVYLARVYAEAAVPGEVLEAARTDGAGELRTFFTIGLPMMRPGLVTIFLFQFVGIWNNFFLPLVMLTDPKLFPMSLGLYQWSTRVTQFPQYNPLVITGSLLAVLPLVVAFVLLHRQWRSGLAAGSVK, from the coding sequence GTGCACGTCGTGCTGGTGCTGGCCTCGCTCTACGCGGTCCTCCCGCTGGTCTGGCTGGTCACCTCGGCGACCAAGTCCGTCGGCGACTTCTCCACGACCGGCGCGTTCGAACTCGGGCAGTTCAACCTGGGCACCAACATCCAGGCGCTGTTCACCCAGGAGAACGGCATCTTCCTGAACTGGATCGGCAATTCATTGCTCTACGCCGGCCTCGGCGCGGTGCTCGGCTCGTTCATCTGCGCGGCGTGCGGGTACGCGATCGCGAAGCTCGACTTCCCGGGCCGCCGCGCGCTGTTCGCCGTGACGCTCGCCGGGGTCCTCGTGCCGACGACCGCGCTGGCCCTGCCGCTGTACCTGCTGGCTTCGCAGCTGCACGTGGTCGGGACGTTCTGGGCGGTGTTCATCCCGTTGCTCACCAACCCCTTCGGCGTCTACCTCGCCCGCGTCTACGCCGAAGCCGCGGTGCCCGGCGAGGTCCTGGAGGCGGCCCGCACCGACGGCGCCGGCGAGCTGCGGACGTTCTTCACCATCGGGCTGCCGATGATGCGGCCCGGCCTGGTAACGATCTTCCTGTTCCAGTTCGTCGGGATCTGGAACAACTTCTTCCTGCCGCTGGTGATGCTGACCGACCCGAAGCTGTTCCCGATGAGCCTCGGCCTCTACCAGTGGAGCACGCGCGTGACCCAGTTCCCGCAGTACAACCCGCTCGTCATCACCGGCTCGCTGCTGGCCGTGCTGCCGCTGGTGGTGGCGTTCGTGCTGCTGCACCGGCAATGGCGGTCCGGGCTGGCGGCGGGCAGCGTCAAGTGA
- a CDS encoding DUF2264 domain-containing protein, with the protein MSAVEDRRLSPYTGWTRAHYAALADRLLTAAGRYRSPAGARIDLPGPASRNGRVSDGLEGFARTFLIAGFRVAGEGGADPGGFLEHYARGLAAGTDPASPEAWPRPAELGQSKVEAASIALVLQLTRPWLWDRLDDAVRDRVVAWLATVIGQPYPPINWVWFRIVVESFLREAGGPWSAADVEEDLAVHASLRRPGGWLSDGDERAYDHYTGWALHLYPLLWTHFFDVTGTLCPGSLRHRWAADLRDYLDDAVRLVGSDGSPLLQGRSLVYRFAAAAPFWVGALTGTSRLSPGLTRRVAGGMVRHFPADGDVLTLGWHHAWPAMRQAYSGPGSPYWAAKGLLGLAMPAHHPVWTDVEEPLPIETGDVARVVTAPGWLVSGRRRDGIALVLNHGTDHARPGDPRSDSPLYARLGYSTATFPTLGSLPDNAVYVLDPDGRASHRAGFSTCYATELPGGVLAAASQGRVRWVDTSADDSPDHGSGRSGPVVPGPVLTVVSVVRNGVEVRLARLDAAPAGPLRLSGWPVSAATRPSTGPGVAAARTPDLRSAVRPLRGFATAEVTVESGTSPLGEWTAIPFVATDGPPEPGAVYAAVVVLDRGGPDDPDPSLTIAGDGRTVTLAWPDGLTAEVALPAFAEQHP; encoded by the coding sequence ATGAGCGCCGTCGAGGACCGGCGGCTGTCGCCGTACACCGGCTGGACCCGGGCGCACTACGCGGCGCTGGCGGATCGGCTGCTCACCGCGGCCGGCCGGTACCGCTCGCCCGCCGGCGCCCGGATCGACCTGCCCGGCCCGGCCAGCCGCAACGGCCGCGTCTCGGACGGTCTCGAAGGGTTCGCCCGGACATTCCTCATCGCCGGCTTCCGCGTCGCCGGCGAGGGCGGCGCGGATCCGGGCGGGTTCCTCGAGCACTACGCGCGCGGGCTGGCCGCCGGCACCGATCCGGCGTCGCCCGAGGCGTGGCCGCGGCCCGCCGAGCTCGGTCAGTCCAAAGTGGAGGCCGCGTCGATCGCGCTGGTGCTCCAGCTGACCCGGCCGTGGCTGTGGGACCGCCTGGACGACGCCGTCCGCGACCGGGTCGTCGCCTGGCTCGCGACGGTGATCGGGCAGCCCTACCCGCCGATCAACTGGGTGTGGTTCCGGATCGTCGTGGAGTCGTTCCTGCGCGAGGCCGGCGGGCCGTGGTCGGCGGCGGACGTCGAGGAGGACCTCGCCGTGCACGCGTCGCTGCGGCGGCCCGGCGGCTGGCTCAGCGACGGCGACGAACGCGCCTACGACCACTACACGGGCTGGGCCCTGCACCTGTACCCGCTGCTGTGGACGCACTTCTTCGACGTCACCGGCACCCTGTGCCCCGGCTCCCTGCGGCACCGGTGGGCGGCGGACCTGCGCGACTACCTCGACGACGCCGTGCGGCTGGTCGGCAGCGACGGCTCGCCGCTGCTGCAGGGCCGCAGCCTGGTCTACCGGTTCGCGGCGGCGGCGCCGTTCTGGGTGGGGGCGCTGACCGGGACGTCCCGGCTGTCCCCGGGCCTGACCCGCCGGGTGGCGGGCGGGATGGTCCGGCACTTCCCGGCGGACGGCGACGTGCTCACCCTCGGCTGGCACCACGCCTGGCCGGCCATGCGCCAGGCGTACTCCGGGCCGGGTTCGCCGTACTGGGCGGCCAAAGGCCTGCTGGGCCTGGCGATGCCCGCGCACCATCCCGTGTGGACGGACGTCGAGGAGCCCCTGCCGATCGAGACCGGCGACGTCGCCCGCGTCGTCACCGCACCCGGCTGGCTGGTTTCGGGACGGCGTCGCGACGGCATCGCGCTGGTGCTCAACCACGGCACGGACCACGCCCGCCCGGGTGACCCCCGGTCCGATTCGCCGCTCTACGCCCGCCTCGGCTATTCGACGGCGACGTTCCCGACACTCGGTTCCTTGCCCGACAACGCGGTGTACGTGCTGGATCCGGACGGCCGCGCCAGCCACCGGGCGGGCTTCTCGACGTGCTACGCGACGGAACTGCCGGGCGGCGTACTGGCGGCGGCGTCCCAGGGCCGGGTCCGCTGGGTCGACACGTCCGCCGACGACTCGCCCGACCACGGCTCCGGCCGGAGCGGGCCGGTGGTGCCCGGGCCGGTGCTGACGGTGGTTTCGGTGGTCCGCAACGGCGTGGAGGTACGCCTCGCGCGCCTCGACGCCGCTCCGGCCGGTCCCCTGCGGCTGAGCGGCTGGCCGGTGTCGGCGGCGACCCGGCCGTCGACCGGCCCGGGGGTGGCCGCCGCGCGGACACCGGACCTGCGGTCGGCGGTGCGTCCCCTGCGCGGCTTCGCCACGGCGGAGGTGACGGTCGAGTCCGGCACGTCCCCGCTGGGCGAGTGGACGGCGATCCCGTTCGTCGCCACCGACGGGCCGCCGGAGCCGGGAGCCGTGTACGCCGCCGTGGTGGTCCTGGACCGCGGCGGCCCGGACGATCCCGATCCGTCGCTGACGATCGCCGGAGACGGCCGCACTGTCACGCTGGCCTGGCCCGACGGCCTCACCGCCGAGGTCGCCTTGCCCGCCTTCGCGGAGCAACACCCGTGA
- a CDS encoding carbohydrate ABC transporter permease: MTVLTPERAASVPAPARTGTPAPRRRGRAGLVLAAPFAVLLTATVLVPIGYALYLSLFTDRLSGLGFSGPAQAFIALGNYADVVTDSAFHASLGNVALFVLVHIPIMLGLALVLALLVDSAVVRLRRLWSLAVFLPYAVPTVITGLIWAYLYSPNSGLTALLPFDPLGKTGILPSIVNIATWQWVGYNMIIFYTALQAVPRDVLEAARADGAGGFRTAVSIKVPMIRPTMFVALVFTVIGSLQLFTEPLVLRGFTGSVTSTWSPSLYVYEAAFIANDYGRAAAASVLLALVSALLSALVMRLSNRRSR, translated from the coding sequence ATGACCGTCCTCACCCCCGAACGCGCCGCGAGCGTGCCGGCCCCGGCGAGGACCGGCACGCCGGCGCCACGCCGCCGTGGCCGCGCCGGCCTGGTGCTGGCGGCGCCGTTCGCGGTCCTGCTGACCGCCACGGTGCTCGTCCCGATCGGCTACGCGCTCTACCTCAGCCTGTTCACCGACCGGCTGTCCGGCCTGGGGTTCTCCGGCCCGGCGCAGGCGTTCATCGCGCTCGGCAACTACGCCGACGTGGTCACCGACAGCGCGTTCCACGCCAGCCTCGGCAACGTGGCGCTGTTCGTGCTGGTGCACATCCCGATCATGCTCGGCCTCGCGCTCGTGCTGGCCCTGCTGGTCGACTCCGCCGTCGTGCGGCTGCGGCGGCTGTGGTCGCTGGCCGTCTTCCTGCCCTACGCGGTCCCGACCGTGATCACCGGGCTCATCTGGGCCTACCTATACAGCCCGAACTCCGGGCTGACCGCGCTGCTGCCGTTCGACCCGCTGGGCAAGACCGGCATCCTGCCCTCGATCGTGAACATCGCGACCTGGCAGTGGGTCGGCTACAACATGATCATCTTCTACACGGCGCTGCAGGCGGTCCCGCGAGACGTCCTCGAGGCCGCGCGCGCCGACGGCGCCGGGGGCTTCCGGACGGCGGTGTCGATCAAGGTCCCGATGATCCGGCCGACGATGTTCGTCGCCCTCGTGTTCACCGTGATCGGCTCCCTGCAGCTGTTCACCGAACCGCTAGTGCTGCGCGGGTTCACCGGATCGGTGACGAGCACCTGGTCCCCGAGCCTGTATGTGTACGAAGCCGCGTTCATCGCCAACGACTACGGCCGCGCGGCCGCCGCGTCCGTGTTGCTGGCCCTCGTTTCCGCCCTGCTCTCGGCGCTGGTCATGCGCCTGTCCAACCGGAGGTCCCGGTGA
- a CDS encoding hydroxyacid dehydrogenase, whose amino-acid sequence MTRRPETLLVMARDTMEVQFGAAELARLRATARLGEPLCTDELTSAAVRARLAEVEVLITSWGCPPLDEEVLRAAPNLRAVLHAAGSVRDHVGAAVFDRGLLVTTAADANAEPVAQYTLGAILWAFKKVPFLAADARTAREDWGYRDRRGELSGRDRTVVLVGFSRVGRRVAALLRLLDLARVVVVDPVADPAEIRAAGAEPVSLAEALPQADVLSLHAPSLPETRHMIGAAELAALPPGAVLVNTARGALVDTTALEQACIDGLHAVLDVTEPEPLPAGSPLYDLPNVVLTPHVAGSLGSETRRMSAEALGELERYAAGLPARAPVTRHSLAVQA is encoded by the coding sequence GTGACGCGGCGCCCCGAGACCCTGCTGGTGATGGCACGGGACACGATGGAGGTGCAGTTCGGCGCCGCGGAGCTGGCCCGGCTGCGCGCCACGGCCCGGCTGGGCGAGCCGCTGTGCACCGACGAGCTCACGTCGGCGGCGGTGCGCGCGCGGCTCGCGGAGGTCGAGGTGCTGATCACGTCGTGGGGATGTCCCCCGCTCGACGAGGAGGTCCTGCGCGCCGCCCCGAACCTGCGGGCGGTGCTGCACGCGGCGGGCAGCGTCCGCGACCACGTCGGCGCGGCGGTCTTCGACCGCGGCCTGCTGGTCACCACGGCCGCCGACGCCAACGCCGAGCCGGTCGCCCAGTACACCCTGGGCGCGATCCTGTGGGCGTTCAAGAAGGTGCCGTTCCTGGCCGCCGACGCCCGGACGGCCCGCGAGGACTGGGGCTACCGCGACCGGCGGGGCGAGCTGTCCGGCCGCGACCGCACGGTGGTCCTGGTGGGCTTCTCCCGCGTCGGCCGCCGGGTCGCGGCCCTGCTGCGACTGCTGGACCTGGCCCGGGTGGTCGTCGTCGACCCGGTGGCCGACCCGGCCGAGATCCGGGCGGCCGGCGCCGAACCGGTCTCCCTGGCGGAAGCCCTGCCCCAGGCGGACGTGCTGAGCCTGCACGCGCCCTCGCTGCCGGAGACCCGGCACATGATCGGCGCGGCCGAGCTGGCCGCCCTGCCGCCCGGCGCGGTGCTGGTCAACACCGCGCGCGGAGCGCTCGTCGACACCACGGCCCTCGAGCAGGCCTGCATCGACGGCCTGCACGCCGTCCTCGACGTCACCGAGCCGGAGCCGCTCCCGGCCGGCTCGCCGCTCTACGACCTGCCGAACGTGGTGCTGACCCCGCACGTGGCGGGTTCGCTGGGGTCGGAGACCCGCCGGATGAGCGCGGAGGCGCTCGGCGAGCTGGAGCGGTACGCCGCGGGCCTGCCGGCCCGGGCGCCGGTGACCCGGCATTCGCTGGCGGTGCAGGCATGA
- a CDS encoding glycoside hydrolase family 2 TIM barrel-domain containing protein, which yields MVLLALAGTLVPAGSGDAATDDVYSYLEDPRKVGEGQEPPHAFLAPYTDVESAVRGREQTPFTRTLDGKWRIAMADNPAQVPAGFHAAGYDTSAWREVSVPHTWQTDGLDHPVFRNIATEIQPDAPPKVPRDVNPTGAYTRDFDLPAGWDQRRTTLRFDGVTSAYFVWVNGQYIGYDQGGYTPAEFDISAALKPGPNRLAVQVHRWSAGAYLEDFDQWRYAGIFRSVTLTSTPATHIRDVTLRTDLDATYTDAVLTAAVEVARKPGGATGKHTAALSLRDKAGKEVAAVAQDVEVTDAGAAVTLTVPVRNPAKWTDETPNLYTAVLTLTGPDGRTTHVTRETTGFREIEIRDRQLLVNGKRVLFKGVNRAETDPEHGRHVPRTAQERDVALLEQLNVNAVRTSHYPSDPYFYRLADQHGLWIDDEVDIETHNHENCARWCQANQPEWRDAFLDRLIGMVERDKNHPSVFLWDTGNEAGLGAHHYAMADWLRANDPTRPIYHQSNNPDGDAPFADVWGPRYPSPEKFAEQAKNTTKPLIFGEYAHAMGNSLGNFREFWDTICANPQTQGGFIWDWAEQNIRQRVRTVPDVSGNGIATHLSGLSRLVDGHRGKALELSGLDDFAEVYRDRRLDLTGTALTLDAWIKPGKWTGEFGIITKGDHQYSLKMKNEQTLEFFVHSGTWIPVQAPVPADFYGNWHRVTGTYDGAMLRLYIDGREVAQKAFTGPIDSSSAEVNIGRDFETSWNDPSTIGWLGRGLVDDVRIHDRALTAAELAGPEPAQGALLALDFDSVTERGTYLSYGSSLSGVDGLIGADRKPQPETTQMAWAHQPLRFAYADGVLSVTNERQFSDTGDVGLRWRVTEGAKTVKSGEQPLRVAAATTGRIPLPVKAGDRERFLTVEAVVKHAGPTLPAGHVLAHDQFSLGGTRVPGLDRAPLDWGLVTARETADTVTAQAGPVAYRVDKRTGTLTSMQSWGKELLAGGPKLDAWRAPISNETFAWGRAEGEDWRKLGLDRLRTTVTGVRVDRASGSVSVVVDSRVAAPDVANAWFDQTMTYTVDSTGVLRLGHKVTPQGAVRTLNYLPRIGVSLGVPDSFTRFSWYGRTAESYVDRTDGTPIAVNKSTVDEQYVDYHRPQDHGNHTDTRWALLTDGRLSGLLVSGMKDVSVTPYDDLDRAAYPFQLQRNKGWFTLHADHAATGVGDTPNPVREKSQVAADATYEYTLSLRPLSLTEALTGLPAGS from the coding sequence GTGGTTCTGTTGGCTCTCGCGGGAACCCTCGTGCCCGCCGGGTCCGGCGACGCGGCAACCGACGACGTCTACTCCTACCTCGAAGACCCGCGGAAGGTCGGCGAAGGCCAGGAGCCGCCGCATGCGTTCCTCGCTCCCTACACCGATGTCGAGTCCGCCGTGCGGGGGCGGGAACAGACGCCGTTCACCCGGACGCTGGACGGGAAGTGGCGGATCGCCATGGCGGACAACCCCGCCCAGGTGCCCGCCGGCTTCCACGCCGCCGGGTACGACACGTCCGCCTGGCGCGAGGTCTCCGTGCCGCACACCTGGCAGACCGACGGCCTCGACCACCCCGTCTTCCGCAACATCGCCACCGAAATCCAGCCGGACGCGCCGCCGAAGGTGCCCCGGGACGTCAACCCCACCGGGGCCTACACCCGGGACTTCGACCTGCCCGCCGGCTGGGACCAGCGGCGCACGACGCTGCGCTTCGACGGCGTCACGTCGGCGTACTTCGTCTGGGTCAACGGCCAGTACATCGGCTACGACCAGGGCGGCTACACCCCGGCGGAGTTCGACATCTCCGCCGCGCTGAAGCCCGGCCCCAACCGGCTGGCCGTCCAGGTGCACCGCTGGAGTGCCGGCGCCTACCTCGAGGACTTCGACCAGTGGCGGTACGCGGGCATCTTCCGCTCGGTCACGCTGACGTCCACGCCCGCCACCCACATCCGGGACGTCACGCTGCGGACCGACCTCGACGCGACCTACACCGACGCCGTGCTGACCGCCGCCGTCGAGGTCGCGCGCAAGCCCGGCGGCGCGACCGGCAAGCACACCGCCGCGCTCAGCCTGCGCGACAAGGCAGGCAAGGAGGTCGCCGCCGTCGCCCAGGACGTCGAGGTCACCGACGCCGGTGCCGCGGTGACCCTGACCGTGCCCGTGCGGAACCCGGCCAAGTGGACCGACGAGACCCCGAACCTGTACACCGCCGTCCTGACGCTCACCGGCCCGGACGGCCGGACCACCCACGTCACCCGCGAAACCACCGGTTTCCGCGAGATCGAGATCCGGGACCGGCAGCTGCTGGTCAACGGCAAGCGCGTGCTGTTCAAGGGCGTCAACCGCGCCGAAACCGACCCCGAGCACGGCCGCCACGTGCCGCGCACGGCGCAGGAACGCGATGTCGCGCTGCTGGAACAGCTCAACGTCAACGCCGTCCGCACCTCGCACTACCCCTCGGACCCGTACTTCTACCGGCTCGCGGACCAGCACGGCCTGTGGATCGACGACGAGGTCGACATCGAGACGCACAACCACGAGAACTGCGCCCGGTGGTGCCAGGCGAACCAGCCCGAGTGGCGGGACGCCTTCCTCGACCGGCTGATCGGCATGGTGGAACGCGACAAGAACCACCCCAGCGTCTTCCTCTGGGACACCGGCAACGAAGCCGGCCTCGGCGCCCACCACTACGCGATGGCCGACTGGCTGCGGGCCAACGACCCGACGCGCCCGATCTACCACCAGTCCAACAATCCCGACGGGGACGCGCCCTTCGCGGACGTCTGGGGCCCGCGGTACCCGTCGCCGGAGAAGTTCGCCGAGCAGGCGAAGAACACGACGAAGCCGCTGATCTTCGGCGAGTACGCGCACGCCATGGGCAACAGCCTCGGCAACTTCCGCGAGTTCTGGGACACCATCTGCGCGAACCCGCAGACCCAGGGCGGGTTCATCTGGGACTGGGCCGAGCAGAACATCCGGCAGCGGGTCCGCACCGTCCCGGACGTGTCGGGCAACGGCATCGCCACCCACCTCTCGGGATTGTCGAGGCTCGTCGACGGCCACCGCGGGAAGGCACTGGAACTGTCCGGTCTGGACGACTTCGCCGAGGTCTACCGCGACCGCAGGCTCGACCTCACCGGCACCGCGCTGACCCTGGACGCCTGGATCAAGCCGGGCAAGTGGACCGGCGAGTTCGGGATCATCACCAAGGGCGACCACCAGTACTCGCTGAAGATGAAGAACGAGCAGACACTGGAGTTCTTCGTCCACAGTGGTACGTGGATCCCGGTGCAGGCGCCGGTGCCCGCCGACTTCTACGGCAACTGGCACCGCGTCACCGGCACCTACGACGGTGCGATGCTGCGGCTGTACATCGACGGCCGCGAGGTCGCGCAGAAGGCGTTCACCGGTCCGATCGACTCCTCGTCGGCCGAGGTGAACATCGGGCGCGACTTCGAAACGTCCTGGAACGACCCCTCGACCATCGGCTGGCTGGGGCGGGGCCTGGTGGACGACGTCCGCATCCACGACCGCGCCCTCACCGCGGCCGAGCTCGCCGGGCCGGAGCCGGCGCAGGGGGCGCTGCTGGCGCTGGACTTCGACAGCGTGACCGAGCGGGGCACGTACCTGTCCTACGGCTCCAGCCTGTCCGGAGTGGACGGACTGATCGGCGCCGACCGCAAGCCCCAGCCGGAAACCACGCAGATGGCGTGGGCCCACCAGCCCCTCCGGTTCGCCTACGCCGACGGCGTGCTGTCGGTGACCAACGAACGCCAGTTCAGCGACACCGGCGACGTCGGCCTCAGGTGGCGTGTCACCGAAGGCGCGAAGACGGTCAAGAGCGGCGAGCAGCCCCTGCGTGTCGCGGCGGCCACGACCGGGCGGATCCCGCTGCCGGTCAAGGCGGGCGACCGCGAGCGCTTCCTCACGGTCGAGGCGGTCGTCAAGCACGCCGGGCCGACCCTGCCCGCGGGGCACGTCCTGGCGCACGACCAGTTCTCGCTCGGCGGCACCCGGGTGCCGGGCCTCGACCGGGCCCCGCTCGACTGGGGCCTGGTGACGGCCCGGGAGACGGCGGACACCGTCACCGCACAGGCCGGCCCGGTCGCCTACCGGGTGGACAAGCGCACCGGCACGCTGACGTCGATGCAGTCCTGGGGCAAGGAGCTCCTCGCCGGCGGACCGAAGCTCGACGCCTGGCGCGCGCCGATCAGCAACGAGACGTTCGCCTGGGGCCGGGCCGAGGGCGAGGACTGGCGCAAGCTCGGCCTCGACCGGCTGCGGACCACCGTCACCGGAGTCCGCGTCGACCGCGCGAGCGGCAGCGTCAGCGTCGTGGTGGACAGCCGGGTGGCCGCGCCGGACGTGGCGAACGCGTGGTTCGACCAGACCATGACGTACACAGTGGACTCGACGGGTGTGCTGCGCCTGGGCCACAAGGTGACGCCGCAGGGCGCGGTGCGCACCCTGAACTACCTGCCGCGCATCGGGGTGTCGCTGGGCGTCCCGGACAGCTTCACGCGGTTCTCCTGGTACGGCCGGACCGCCGAGAGCTACGTCGACCGCACGGACGGCACGCCCATCGCGGTCAACAAGTCCACAGTGGACGAGCAGTACGTCGACTACCACCGCCCGCAGGACCACGGCAACCACACCGACACCCGCTGGGCGCTGCTCACCGACGGACGGCTGTCCGGGCTGCTGGTCAGCGGGATGAAGGACGTCAGCGTCACGCCGTACGACGACCTCGACCGGGCGGCCTACCCGTTCCAGCTCCAGCGGAACAAGGGCTGGTTCACGCTGCACGCCGACCACGCGGCCACCGGCGTGGGCGACACCCCGAACCCGGTGCGGGAGAAGAGCCAGGTGGCGGCCGACGCCACGTACGAGTACACGCTGTCGCTGCGCCCGCTGAGCCTGACCGAGGCGCTGACCGGCCTGCCCGCCGGCAGCTGA